DNA from Halogeometricum sp. S1BR25-6:
TTTCTTCCGATTGTAGTATAGATATTTGTACGTTTGGCCACCAGCCCTTTCTGGATGTCTTTTGTCTCACGATACGGGTCACACCATGGTAGATGATATCAGAGAGACAGACAGACGAAGCGTACTCAAACTGCTCGCGGCGGCCGGCGTCATCGGCGGGGGCGGCGCCGCGGCGAGCGGGTCGGCGGCGGCGCAGAAAAGTCAGGGCGGCGGTTTCCAGAAACTGACGTTCGACGTGGAGAAGAGCGGCTCACTCGTCGAACAAACGGACGTCGTCGACAACGCGTTCACCGTCGGCGAGGACGCGACGTTCGACGGCCAGCTGATTCTCACCGACCTCGAGGTCAACGAGAACGACGAACTGGTCGCCAGCGGACGACTCAAAGGGGAGCTCACGCAGAATCCGACGCAGACGATAAGCCAGACGTTCCAGACCGTACTCGGCACGCTGAGCGACGTACTCAGCGTTCTCAGCCCGGACGGGTCGGGCGAGTGCCCGGTACTCAACCTCGACGTCGGCGAGATATTCCTGGACCTGCTCGGCCTGCAGGTCGAGACGTCGACCATCGAGATAGACATCGTCGCCGTCGCGGGCGAGGGGAACCTCCTCGGAAATCTCTTGTGTGCGGTCGCGGGACTGCTGGATCCGGCGTAGTTCGGCTCACCACCCGTTTTTTTACCGAATTCGCCTCGCGCGCACCGCGACGACAGGAGAACCGTTCTCCCGCCGCCGGAGACAGGGCGAGCGGAGGTTCGTAACGAGGATGGAGAAGCCACGGTGATTTGAACTCACTCGCTCACTGCGTTCGCTCGCGCGTAGTGGCGGCGACAGAACGAGTCCGCCCTCCCCGATTTGAACGGGGGGCAAGCCGATCTACAGTCGGCTGCTCTACCAGTCTGAGCTAAGGGCGGTCCATCTACTGGTAGCGCCGTCGCCGGACTTAAGAATTACTCATTGGTCGTCGCGGGCGGCCAGAAACCGCTCGGCGAGGCGGTCGACGTGCGCCTGCGCGGCGTCGAGTTCCGGGACGGTCTTGGCGTTGTACGCCCGCTTCGAGCAGTCGACGTGGTTAGGGACGACTCCGTGAGCGTCCAGCGACGCCTCCGCGAGGGCGACCTGTCGCTCCGAGGCCTCCCACTCGGGCATCGCTAGTCGGGAGACGGTCGACTTCGAGAGACTCGACTTCCCCCCCGAGGAGATATCGCGCAGGCAGCGCTGGTACGGCGCGGAGTTCAGGAGGGCGCAGAGGTAGTGCGCCTCGCGTTCGTCGTCGGTGCCGACGAACATGCAGTGGTCGCCGGGGACGACCGGTTTCTCGCCGAGGAGGGGGTCCTCGACGGTCGAGACGACCGCGAAGTGGGGTTTGTACCCGAGGCGACACCAGACGACCTTGTAGTCGGCCCACGTGTACGGTCCGAGGCCGAACAGCGAATAGAACGGCCCGTCGTCGAACCACGAGGACCCGCGGGACTCCAGTCGCTCGCGGTTCGCGTCGAGGTAGGCGTACGTGTTCGGCGTCTCCCGGCGGAGGGTCGCCTCGTTGTCCTCGCCGGCGAATCGCTGGGGGACGAGGAGTCTGTCGTGACCGAACAGGCCGTACTTCACGACGTGCTTGGATTTGAGATAGGGGTAGACGTGGTCGGGTTCGATGTCGTTCGCCTCGATGGTCTCGCGGTCCAGCGCGTACACCGCCTTCGCGTCGTCCTTCACGCCGTGGCGGATGCGGTACTCGGAGGCGCCGAGCGCCTCCCGTTCGGCGTCCGCGCGAATCCACGGCGACGCCTCCGTCGTCGGGTCGGCGGCGACGAACGCCGTCTCCTCGGCGGCGAGCGTCCGGCGGAGGTCCGACAGCGACCCGAACGCGGGCGTGGTTCCGTCGCGCCTCGACCACCCCGTCGCCGGAATCTCGACGTTGGCGTCGGCGTTCTCGACCGCGGAGTCAGCAGGTGCCCCGGCGCTCTCGGAGTTGCCCACGTTCAGACGGTACAGCGCGGTTCCGGCGTCGACCTCGCGACCGAACGGCGACAGCGACCCGAAGTCGTGGACGCGGCGCATCGACAGCGAGCGGTCGCCGACGCGGCGTCGGCGCAGGAGTTCGCCCGCCGGTCCCGTCATCAGGTCGCGCTTGAGGACGAACGCCGCGCGGCCGCCGTCGCGGAGGAGGCGGTGGACGCAGGTCCAGACGTACGGGACGGAGAGGTCGTCGTTCGCGTGCCCGAGGCGGGCCTCCCGCCCGCGGTGCGGGAACAGGTCAAGGTCGGGGTCGGCCATCGGTCCCTCGCGCCAGCGGTCTTTCACCCGCGGCGTCAGCGAGTCCCACGTCAACCACGGCGGGTTGCCGAGGAGGACGTCCGCGCGCGCGCCGTTCAGGGGAGCGTCGGCGGCCGTCGTCTCCACCGCGTCCGCGAGGGCGACCCGCGGCGCGAACGATTCGACGCCGTCGCGCCGGAGGAGGGGACGGCACGCGAGGACGAGTGCGAGACGGGAGGCGCGGACGGCGACGGGGTTCACGTCGAACCCGCGGACCGAATCGGCGACGCGCGCGGCGAGGGCGGAGGGGTTCGCGTCGACATCGGCGTCGACGTCTGCGGAGTCGAGTTTCACGCGCGCCGCGGCGGCGAGGAACGCGCCCGCGCCGCACCCCGGGTCGAGGACGAGGGCGTCTCGGAACGCATCGGTTTCGTCGGTGCGGACGCTCTCGACCGCCAGTTCAGCCAGACCGGCGGGCGTGTCGTACCGGCCGAAGGCGCGTCGGACGGTACGCGGGAGCGTCCGGCGGTGGAGTTCGGCGACGGCCGCCGGGTCCGACTCGCGGACGAACGCGT
Protein-coding regions in this window:
- a CDS encoding type I restriction endonuclease subunit M — protein: MTSAPASEPAELDEDRLDACEVLLDRYRAALRVRADDPPAADARESWRAFVDEHHGPVFDRLADDSDSRSANGPPELADDPDGVAREVFVRTLSFDFLLSTLSAAAEREFSVDVAPARSSASASDPDDDGGRSDSTPDLLAAFDAVHDTVRSDLSAAARTEADETADAFVRESDPAAVAELHRRTLPRTVRRAFGRYDTPAGLAELAVESVRTDETDAFRDALVLDPGCGAGAFLAAAARVKLDSADVDADVDANPSALAARVADSVRGFDVNPVAVRASRLALVLACRPLLRRDGVESFAPRVALADAVETTAADAPLNGARADVLLGNPPWLTWDSLTPRVKDRWREGPMADPDLDLFPHRGREARLGHANDDLSVPYVWTCVHRLLRDGGRAAFVLKRDLMTGPAGELLRRRRVGDRSLSMRRVHDFGSLSPFGREVDAGTALYRLNVGNSESAGAPADSAVENADANVEIPATGWSRRDGTTPAFGSLSDLRRTLAAEETAFVAADPTTEASPWIRADAEREALGASEYRIRHGVKDDAKAVYALDRETIEANDIEPDHVYPYLKSKHVVKYGLFGHDRLLVPQRFAGEDNEATLRRETPNTYAYLDANRERLESRGSSWFDDGPFYSLFGLGPYTWADYKVVWCRLGYKPHFAVVSTVEDPLLGEKPVVPGDHCMFVGTDDEREAHYLCALLNSAPYQRCLRDISSGGKSSLSKSTVSRLAMPEWEASERQVALAEASLDAHGVVPNHVDCSKRAYNAKTVPELDAAQAHVDRLAERFLAARDDQ